CTGGGTGCTGGCTGTTGTCATTGATTCTGACTGTGGCTGGGCGGTGGAGGGGGCAGTGGAACCTGTATCCTGCACTGGGTGGGTGGTCTGAGATGAAAAGGTGATGAGGGGCTCTCTGGTGTGGCCTTCAGTGGTAGAGACACGCTGCAGAGGGGTGGTGCTCTGTGCCCTCGGCGTGGATGAAAGgctgtctgcagcagctgaaagtGGGGATGTGAGGGCAGTGCTGTATCAATTCAAAACAGTACAGAGAATTCTTCAAAGGAAATGCACACACGGCAGACACAGGTACTGTAACTGCTCATGAATATTAACGCTGTATCCATAATATTTCGTTGTCAGGCCCCACCTGCCCCTGCTTGACAAGGCTAAGAAACCCTGAGGGGAAAAACAGAGGCGACGAcctgtttttacacagtttgtgttttcatgccTCAAATCAACAGCATAATAGTGGTGGTAGTGATGGATCTCGCACTTTGCTCACTGCTGCAGAACCTGACTCAGACAAACAACAGGTACGACCTTTTTTTGGTTCTTGAGGTGACGACAACATGAACTCTCCACTTATATATCTATACAGCTAAAAAAAGACAAGTAGACAGAggtgttgttttaatgtctgattaaatattttattatcaaataCTTATTTGGCTGCCACGGAGGTGAGATTTACTAAAGATAGATTTTAAAACTAACAGTGAAAAGTGGCACTTTAACCTAAGCGAGCAATTAAGAAAATATTATGCACATGAATTATTATCTGCAGCCATAAATAACAAGACATGTTGCAAACTGATAGATGACAGGTGGCGATGCACCGACCTGCACATTATACCGCAGGGACAGACAGCGAGGTGACGGCGACAGGTAAATATGGGGGAAGAGTGCGAGCTCCGTAGCATTATGTCATATTGTTTGTTATTACTGTGCCCTTCAGTGAGGCAACACGGCATCAGCTGACGGGGTTATATTTATCTGATCTATAAAAGGGAAACTCTTAAATGAGGTTATGACACACATTCTCAATCTCAGTCCAGTCATGTGGGGTTCAGGGGAGGACTGTTCCTGGAACGCCACTGGCTAAGGAGGAGAGAGTCTGTGTTTGCAAACAGGCTGCTTTTAGTGTGTGGGTAGTTGTATTTTAAGAGTCCAGTCTGGACACAGTAAACAGAATGAACTGGGCAATTATAGTTGCACACTTTCAGAATGATTGATGAAATGTTGACCATAAGATCTGTGTTGATGATAATGTCAGATGCATGTAAACAGTGCACACTAGTTAGTCCTGATTACCTGAAGGAGAGACAGTGCCAGTGGGAGCGCTCGTGGCGACAGACGCAGTCACATGTGGAGTGGAGGCTTGAAACACCTCGTCTGTCACAGTCTCTGATGGAAGTGCTGCTTCGGCCTCTGTCACGGCTGCGGCTCCAGTCGAGGTTTCATTCCCGCCTGCGAGATTATGTGTCCGTTGAGGGACCTCACCCCCAGGATCCTTTGTCAGGTCAGGAGTTGCTGAAGTGCCTGCGTGACTCAGAGGAGCAGTGGAGGAGCGGACAAGAGGCTCAGCACTGCTCTGGCCTATTAGAGACAAAGCATACACAATTAACTGTTAATTGTTTTTGCTTTAGAAATTCCCTCTTGATTTTCAAATGAAGCATCAAATATTCCAAATACACGTGAGAAGCTGGGACAAGAGAacttaaaatgcttttttgaCTACAGAAATAGCTGCTGAAACATTTTTGGTCAGCTGACCAATCGATTAATCGACTATTCATTGCAGCTCTGTGCAACCTACCCCCTGAAGATAGGCTGTTTTATATCATACAAGACACAGAGACGCAGTGAATCCTCACAAGTATAAAAATGAGACACCATGAGAAAACTAAATGTAGTAAACAGgcattaaagtttaaatgagtGTCTGTGCACATCGTGTCAGGTTGGTAGAAGTTCACAGAGGAAGTCAGAATGATTAAAGAATGATCAAAAGCAGCCACAGCCTGCAGCTCCACACTAACTTTCTTATACGATCAGTTGACTGTGGAGAGCATCATCGGCTGAATCAATAACGAGCCACATCTCAGCTCTGTCCacatcaaacacaaagacacGCACCGCAGGGGGGGGGATGACGCCTTACCTTCTGTCTGCTGGAGGTAGGGGAGAACCGCCAACACGCAAAACACCAAATGGATTTCAGTCTTCATCTCCTCCGCgttcttttctctgcagatcccggtaaatgaaaaaacagaaatcaccGTGCGGGCTCTCCACGGTGGCTCTGCTTTTTTAGCTGTGAGGCTGTTTCCGTTACGTGATTTGACAGGGCGCATCATCGGCGCTAAAAATATCCTGAGGGAGTCGGGCAGAAGAGGAGTAGGGGTGGGGCAGCATGCGGGCGGGTGGGAGCCGCAAAGAGACGCAcggcttttattttggagagcACAAAGTGTCAGTGATGCTCCTGGAAATTCGTGCTTCGTCTTTCAGTCCGGGGTgtctccccccaccccccccctgGTCAGTTTGCAATGTCTGCATGTTTTCCTCTGAAACACCCCGGTTTGCAGTCGCTGCTGCTCGGCTGCTCCAATCAAATGTCAGTGCGTCAGAGGCGCAGTTGTCTGCGTCAGGAGCGCCTGTTGTAGATCCGATCGCCGGAGCactgtgcgcgcacacacacacacacacacacacacaccgtgaaGCTGGTGGGCAACTTTTACTGTGTCCTCTGCTCCCGTCGGCCTACTGCGGTGGTGTAGAGGCATTAAATGGTAACAGCTGAACGGCTGTCTGCGTTTgctggggagggaggggggtggggtgggggtgggggggggggggtaatgTGAGACAACAACTTTTCAGCCCCCACAGAGGTCAGTCTGTCGTCACGCTCGAGCGCGCGCGTCCCCACATGTGCGCACGGCGCACGGACAGCTGAACGTCCTCTGCCAGCCTCGGTCACATTTTAGAGGACAGTGGATGCTTCTGTTgattctttctgtctgtttgtttttttatttttaacaaataccCATCAGACTCGAAAGGCGATCTAGAGGCAACAGGAGGGAAGGTTCACGCTGCGCCAGATGGAGACTCCAACCAATCCGGGAGAGAACCCGGTGGAGTTGGAGTTAACGGTGGAGAATGTGGAGTCGGTGAGTTACTGTCTATAATGATCCATTTCACTGAGTGATTATTAGTTATTGAACCACATGCTGCAGGTGTTTATTACCCCAGACATTAAATTCACGACCCGCAGCATCATCTCAGtcttgatgtttttatttgtaggaATAATTCATCGTTTTAAAACAACAACGTTTCCTCCAAATAGAAAACTGTAGTTTGTCAATAGTTGTTTGGGATAAGGAGACGAGACAAACTGGACCTTTTGTAACATGATACTAGCTGTAAGCATTTGCTGTCCTAATAATAACTAACAGCATGTGCTTTGGATTAGTTGctatgaaaacactttttttctaaatctcaCTTCTGTTTagttcaatttatttatttagcaccaaatcacaacaaaaccCACCTCCAGACACTTCACATAGTAAGGTTAACACCTGCTCATCCAGCATGTaggcttttaaatgtttgttgtaaatGCAGCTTcaatttcaaatgttattattgtGAGTACATACTTCAATATTAAGTGGAGCCCTCTCTTATCATAATCACattgtctttgtatttttgtttgtctgttttactCCAGGCTCTCTGCCAGCTGTACTTCGACCCGGACATGGAGCGTAAGA
The window above is part of the Anabas testudineus chromosome 17, fAnaTes1.2, whole genome shotgun sequence genome. Proteins encoded here:
- the LOC113171732 gene encoding uncharacterized protein LOC113171732: MMRPVKSRNGNSLTAKKAEPPWRARTVISVFSFTGICREKNAEEMKTEIHLVFCVLAVLPYLQQTEGQSSAEPLVRSSTAPLSHAGTSATPDLTKDPGGEVPQRTHNLAGGNETSTGAAAVTEAEAALPSETVTDEVFQASTPHVTASVATSAPTGTVSPSAAADSLSSTPRAQSTTPLQRVSTTEGHTREPLITFSSQTTHPVQDTGSTAPSTAQPQSESMTTASTQTTGHPLASAAGWGPAGPTHREVPSELNVGDEDLKGPHYRSSSPLDPLLAGLLSVFIITTAIVFVVLFLKFRQRTNNPEFHRLQDLPMDDLMEDTPLSRYTY